One segment of Polyodon spathula isolate WHYD16114869_AA chromosome 20, ASM1765450v1, whole genome shotgun sequence DNA contains the following:
- the LOC121295172 gene encoding transmembrane protein 235-like, which yields MRMNLGRVVVLAGLSGIVSFSLLVSAIATDHWYILEVNEPNSTVDPGELNSHSGLWRTCEDMFKAVVILLPLSLVMLVFGGICGLVSSLSKSISLLVLTGSYLLLCSLLTLSGVSVYIIYSKLAFEIIVQEYGVQQFAHVHIAFGWSLAMAWLSFTMEIIAGSLLLLAAKITDTQHNLEATAGYSLPMEEGL from the exons ATGAGGATGAACTTGGGCAGAGTAGTTGTTCTTGCTGGTTTAAGTGGGATTGTGAGTTTCAGCTTACTGGTTTCTGCTATTGCAACCGACCACTGGTACATCCTGGAAGTGAACGAACCGAACAGCACTGTCGACCCGGGCGAGCTGAATTCTCACTCCGGACTGTGGAGGACTTGCGAAG ACATGTTCAAGGCCGTTGTGATCCTGCTGCCCCTCAGCCTGGTGATGCTGGTGTTTGGAGGGATCTGTGGGCTCGTCAGCTCCCTGTCAAAGAGCATCTCCCTGCTTGTGCTTACTGGATCCTACCTCCTCCTCTGCA GCCTCCTCACGCTCTCGGGGGTCAGCGTCTACATCATTTACTCCAAGCTGGCATTTGAGATCATCGTGCAGGAGTACGGCGTACAGCAGTTCGCCCACGTGCACATCGCGTTCGGCTGGTCATTGGCAATGGCCTGGCTGTCCTTTACTATGGAGATCATCGCAGGGTCACTGCTGCTACTGGCTGCCAAGATAACTGATACCCAGCACAACTTAGAGGCTACCGCGGGGTACTCCCTCCCCATGGAAGAAGGGCTCTGA